Proteins co-encoded in one Rhopalosiphum maidis isolate BTI-1 chromosome 2, ASM367621v3, whole genome shotgun sequence genomic window:
- the LOC113552592 gene encoding protein GVQW3-like, whose translation MSENTEQRVCIKFCHKLGKTATETYQMLLLAYGDETMSRARVFEWFKRFKEGRTTVESDEREGRPSTSRNEEMIQKIRTAIRVQTILTTDLDMRRVAAKFVPKLLSGEQKENRKQIATDLLECSESDDFFLNQL comes from the exons ATGAGCGAAAATACAGAACAACGAGTGTGCATTAAATTTTGCCATAAACTGGGAAAAACGGCTACTGAAACCTACCAAATGTTATTGTTAGCTTATGGAGATGAAACCATGTCCCGTGCTCGCGTTTTTGAATggtttaaacgatttaaagaGGGTAGAACAACTGTTGAAAGTGATGAACGTGAAGGACGCCCATCAACAAGCCGCAATGAGgaaatgatacaaaaaatacgaACAGCAATACGAG TTCAAACCATATTGACGACTGATTTAGACATGAGAAGAGTTGCAGCCAAATTTGTACCAAAACTGCTCTCAGGTGAGCAAAAAGAAAATCGAAAACAGATCGCCACTGATTTGCTAGAGTGTTCCGAatctgatgatttttttttaaatcaattataa